A stretch of the Lolium perenne isolate Kyuss_39 chromosome 3, Kyuss_2.0, whole genome shotgun sequence genome encodes the following:
- the LOC127339807 gene encoding uncharacterized protein, which produces MQSLWVHFATFPRARKVVWLKEFQTFDDKSSAINADTGINTQLTEMIMKLRNPGQELLVEKPEYKSIIQTCLGIPCLHNEIVMELMWGMKRLMRSLVRKEKSELPKEDRVPMSQGLQMLLSRYGFDVEPEMVNEQIVVTASVLFNCDAVEEEHYPGFRAIGRHLRKISGIDCENWGVLKLATAFNIICSHEIGDSNEMFSQDVQTKLLEDAEKYEYKIDKLICMLYYKQLVSNHQIKTRHRDMLAILVKKAKEAHEKK; this is translated from the exons GTTGTTTGGCTGAAGGAGTTCCAAACTTTTGACGACAAGTCCAGCGCCATTAATGCTGACACTGGTATTAACACACAGCTTACTGAGATGATCATGAAGTTGCGCAACCCTGGGCAGGAACTACTTGTCGAAAAACCGGAATATAAATCAATAATTCAAACATGCTTG GGAATACCCTGCCTGCATAATGAAATTGTGATGGAGCTAATGTGGGGGATGAAGCGTCTCATGCGTAGTTTGGTGCGCAAGGAAAAGTCAGAGCTTCCTAAAGAGGATCGCGTCCCAATGAGCCAAGGACTACAAATGCTATTGAGTCGTTACGGCTTTGATGTCGAACCAGAGATG GTCAATGAGCAGATCGTTGTGACTGCATCTGTCTTGTTTAATTGTGATGCCGTTGAGGAAGAACATTACCCAGGCTTTCGAGCTATTGGTCGCCACCTTAGGAAAATTTCTGGCATTGACTGCGAGAATTGGGGCGTGCTGAAACTTGCGACAGCTTTTAACATCATATGCAGCCATGAAATCGGTGATTCCAATGAG ATGTTTTCACAGGACGTGCAAACGAAGTTGCTGGAAGACGCAGAGAAATACGAATATAAGATAGACAAGTTAATCTGCATGCTGTACTACAAACAACTAGTGTCTAACCATCAAATCAAGACTCGTCACAGAGATATGTTGGCGATCTTGGTAAAGAAAGCTAAAGAAGCCCATGAGAAGAAATGA
- the LOC127343353 gene encoding glutamate synthase 1 [NADH], chloroplastic isoform X2, with protein MRVLGHNGEINTLKGNKNWMKAREGLLKCEKLGLSEEEMSKILPIVDATSSDSGAFDGVLELLIRGGRSLPEAVMMMIPEAWQNDVNMEPEKRALYEFLSALMEPWDGPALISFTDGRYLGATLDRNGLRPGRFYVTHSGRVVMGSEVGVVDIPAEDVLRKGRLNPGMMLLVDFENHTVVDDEALKAQYSKAHPYGEWLKRQKMYLKDIVESVPETDRVAPSISGSFTQKGENKEYVGISGIVNPLKAFGYTVEALEMLLLPMAKDGVEALGSMGNDAPLAVMSNREKLTFEYFKQMFAQVTNPPIDPIREKIVTSMECMIGPEGDLLEITEKQCNRLALKGPLVSVDEMESIKKMNYRGWRSKVLDITYPKKSGRKGLEETLDRICAEAREAIREGYKILVLSDRGFSSNRVAVSSLLAVGAVHQHLVANLERTRVGLLVESAEPREVHHFCTLVGFGADAICPYLAIEAIWCLQSDGKISPTDSKEELVKKYFYASIYGMMKVLAKMGISTLASYKGAQIFEALGLSSEVIHKCFEGTPSRIEGATFEMLARDALRLHELAFPSRAPPPGSADAKALPNPGDYHWRKNGEIHLNDPLAMAKLQEAAKVNSREAYKEYSLRIQELNKACNLRGMLKFKDIANKIPLDEVEPASEIVKRFCTGAMSYGSISLEAHTALAVAMNKLGGKSNTGEGGEQPSRMEPLPDGSMNPKRSAIKQVASGRFGVSSYYLTNADELQIKMAQGAKPGEGGELPGHKVIGDIAVTRHSTAGVGLISPPPHHDIYSIEDLAQLIHDLKNSNPQARISVKLVSEAGVGVVASGVVKGHADHVLISGHDGGTGASRWTGIKNAGLPWELGLAETHQTLVANGLRGRAVLQTDGQLKTGRDVAVACLLGAEEFGFSTAPLITLGCIMMRKCHTNTCPVGIATQDPVLREKFAGEPEHVINFFFMLAEELREIMAHLGLRSINEMVGRSDMLEVDPEVVKSNEKLENIDLSLILKPASEIRPGAAQYCVEKQDHGLDMALDNKLITLSKAALEKEVQVFIETPIKNTNRAVGTTLSHEVTKRYHMKGLEPGTIHVKLTGSAGQSFGAFLCPGITLELEGDSNDYVGKGLSGGKIVVYPPRNSTFSAENNIVIGNVALYGATKGEAYFNGMAAERFCVRNSGARTVVEGIGDHGCEYMTGGTVVILGKTGRNFAAGMSGGIAYVYDVDGTFSARCNHELVDLYHVEEEEDVTTLKMLIEQHRRLTQSVLAKDILSKFDSLLPKFVKVFPRDYKRVLEEMKAEKAASRHKKEPKVANGVSVTTKKIQMEQSTNRPTRVANAKKYRGFISYEREGVSYRDPNERVKDWNEVAIESVPGPLLNTQSARCMDCGTPFCHQESSGAGCPLGNKIPEFNELVHQNRWREALDRLLETNNFPEFTGRVCPAPCEGSCVLGIIENPVSIKSIECAIIDKGFEEGWMVPRPPLHRTGKKIAIVGSGPAGLAAADQLNKMGHFVTVFERSDRIGGLMMYGVPNMKTDKIGVVQRRVNLMAEEGITFVVNAHVGSDSLYSIERLRSENNAVILACGATKPRDLTIPGRELSGVHFAMEFLHANTKSLLDSNLEDGRYISAKGKKVVVIGGGDTGTDCIGTSVRHGCSSVVNLELLTKPPTKRAADNPWPQWPRVFRVDYGHQEASTKFGKDPRTYEVLTKRFIGDENGKLKALEVVRVKWEKVDGRFQLKEIEGSEEIIEADLVLLAMGFLGPEATVAEKLGLEKDNRSNFKAQFGHFATSVDGVFAAGDCRRGQSLVVWATTEGREAAAAVDKYLSRDEQNAAGGITTSGAGLVQPIAA; from the exons ATGCGTGTCTTAGGCCACAATGGAGAGATCAATACACTCAAAGGGAACAAGAATTG GATGAAAGCTCGTGAGGGTCTCTTGAAGTGTGAGAAGCTTGGCCTATCAGAGGAAGAAATGTCAAAAATTCTTCCAATTGTAGATGCCACCTCTTCAGATTCAG GTGCATTCGATGGTGTTCTTGAGCTCCTTATCCGAGGTGGAAGAAGCCTGCCAGAAGCCGTAATGATGATGATTCCCGAGGCGTGGCAGAATGATGTAAACATGGAACCTGAGAAAAGAGCCCTCTACGAGTTCTTGTCAGCCCTTATGGAGCCTTGGGATGGACCTGCTCTAATATCTT TTACTGATGGTCGTTACCTTGGAGCTACCCTCGACCGCAATGGCCTGAGGCCTGGTCGATTTTACGTGACCCACAGTGGACGAGTAGTCATGGGCAGTGAAGTTGGTGTCGTGGATATTCCTGCCGAGGATGTCCTGAGAAAGGGCAGACTAAACCCTGGAATGATGCTACTGGTTGACTTTGAGAATCACACAGTAGTGGATGATGAAGCACTTAAGGCACAGTACTCGAAAGCTCACCCGTATGGCGAATGGCTCAAGAGACAGAAGATGTACCTCAAAGACATTGTAGAATCTGTCCCAGAAACTGACAGAGTTGCTCCAAGCATTTCCGGTTCATTTACA CAAAAAGGTGAGAACAAGGAATACGTAGGCATCAGTGGAATTGTGAATCCACTAAAGGCATTTGG ATACACAGTGGAAGCCCTAGAAATGTTGCTGCTTCCAATGGCTAAAGATGGAGTGGAAGCTCTTGGATCAATGGGAAATGATGCACCCCTAGCTGTGATGTCAAACCGAGAGAAGCTGACTTTTGAGTACTTCAAGCAGATGTTCGCACAAGTAACCAACCCGCCAATTGACCCAATCAGGGAGAAGATTGTTACATCGATGGAATGTATGATTGGGCCAGAAGGAGACTTGTTAGAAATAACCGAAAAGCAATGCAACCGCCTTGCACTTAAAGGTCCTCTGGTGTCAGTTGATGAAATGGAGTCCATTAAAAAGATGAACTACCGTGGTTGGCGCAGCAAGGTACTTGACATAACTTATCCTAAGAAGTCTGGAAGGAAGGGGTTGGAAGAAACTCTGGATAGAATTTGTGCTGAAGCCCGGGAAGCTATACGGGAGGGATACAAAATTCTAGTTCTGTCAGACAGAG GATTTTCTTCCAACCGTGTTGCTGTTAGTTCTCTCTTAGCAGTTGGAGCCGTACATCAACACCTTGTTGCAAATCTTGAGAGGACACGCGTAGGATTATTGGTTGAGTCTGCTGAACCTCGTGAAGTGCACCATTTCTGCACGCTTGTTGGGTTTGGTGCAGATGCTATATGCCCTTACTTGGCTATTGAAGCAATTTGGTGCTTGCAGTCTGATGGGAAGATTTCTCCCACCGACTCGAAGGAGGAACTTGTGAAAAAATATTTTTATGCTTCCATCTACGGAATGATGAAAGTTCTTGCAAAGATGGGAATATCTACTCTTGCATCATACAAGGGCGCTCAGATTTTTGAAGCTCTCGGACTTTCTTCTGAAGTGATTCACAAGTGTTTCGAAGGTACACCTAGCAGAATAGAGGGGGCAACATTTGAAATGCTTGCACGCGATGCTCTCCGTCTTCATGAGTTGGCATTCCCATCAAGAGCACCTCCACCTGGCAGTGCAGATGCAAAGGCCCTTCCCAACCCAGGGGATTACCACTGGAGGAAAAATGGGGAAATCCACCTAAATGATCCTCTTGCAATGGCAAAATTACAAGAAGCAGCTAAAGTAAACAGCCGGGAAGCATACAAAGAATATTCTCTGCGAATTCAGGAGCTCAACAAGGCGTGCAATCTACGTGGAATGCTGAAATTTAAAGATATTGCTAACAAGATTCCTTTGGATGAGGTTGAACCTGCTAGTGAAATTGTGAAACGTTTTTGTACTGGAGCGATGAGTTATGGCTCTATTTCACTGGAGGCCCATACTGCCCTTGCGGTGGCCATGAACAAACTTGGAGGGAAATCTAATACAG GTGAGGGAGGGGAGCAGCCTTCTCGTATGGAACCTCTTCCTGATGGTTCGATGAATCCAAAACGAAGTGCAATCAAGCAAGTTGCAAGTGGACGTTTTGGAGTTTCCAGCTATTACCTGACTAATGCAGATGAGCTGCAGATAAAAATGGCTCAG GGTGCCAAGCCGGGTGAAGGTGGTGAGCTTCCCGGTCACAAGGTTATTGGAGACATTGCAGTTACAAGACATTCAACAGCTGGTGTAGGGCTCATTAGCCCACCTCCTCACCATGATATATATTCTATCGAGGATCTTGCCCAACTTATCCATGATCTCAAG AATTCAAACCCCCAAGCTCGAATCAGTGTCAAGCTAGTCTCTGAGGCTGGGGTAGGAGTTGTTGCTAGCGGTGTTGTAAAAGGTCATGCAGACCATGTTCTTATTTCTGGCCATGATGGCGGCACTGGAGCATCAAGATGGACAGGTATTAAGAATGCTGGACTTCCATGGGAACTTGGATTGGCTGAGACACATCAAACTTTAGTGGCAAATGGACTTCGTGGTAGAGCTGTTCTACAAACAGATGGTCAGCTAAAAACTGGTAGAGATGTTGCTGTTGCATGCTTACTTGGCGCAGAGGAATTTGGTTTTAGCACTGCTCCATTGATCACACTGGGCTGCATCATGATGAGGAAATGTCATACCAACACTTGTCCTGTTGGTATAGCTACTCAAGATCCAGTGCTTCGGGAGAAATTTGCTGGAGAGCCAGAGCATGTCATTAACTTTTTTTTCATGCTTGCTGAGGAACTAAGAGAAATCATGGCTCATCTTGGTCTCCGCAGCATCAATGAAATGGTTGGACGCTCTGATATGCTTGAAGTTGATCCAGAAGTAGTGAAGAGCAATGAGAAATTGGAGAACATTGATCTCTCACTGATCTTAAAACCAGCTTCAGAGATTCGTCCCGGGGCTGCTCAGTACTGTGTTGAAAAGCAAGATCATGGCCTTGACATGGCTTTGGACAATAAACTTATAACTTTATCAAAGGCCGCACTTGAAAAAGAAGTACAGGTTTTCATTGAGACTCCGATCAAGAACACTAATCGGGCGGTAGGCACTACCCTTAGCCATGAAGTCACAAAACGTTATCACATGAAGGGATTAGAACCCGGAACCATTCATGTGAAACTCACTGGAAGTGCTGGACAGAGTTTTGGTGCTTTTCTTTGTCCTGGAATTACCCTTGAGCTTGAAGGAGACAGCAATGATTATGTTGGCAAGGGATTATCTGGTGGAAAAATTGTTGTGTACCCACCCAGGAACAGTACATTTAGTGCAGAAAACAATATTGTCATTGGTAATGTGGCTTTGTATGGTGCTACCAAGGGAGAAGCATATTTCAATGGAATGGCAGCAGAAAGGTTTTGTGTTCGCAATTCAGGTGCTCGTACAGTGGTTGAAGGAATTGGTGATCATGGATGCGAGTACATGACAGGAGGTACTGTAGTTATCCTGGGTAAAACAGGAAGAAATTTTGCTGCTGGCATGAGTGGAGGCATTGCTTATGTTTATGATGTTGATGGGACATTTAGTGCTCGCTGTAACCATGAGTTAGTTGATCTATACCatgtggaggaagaggaggatgttACCACATTAAAAATGTTAATAGAGCAACATCGACGTCTCACACAGAGTGTGTTGGCTAAAGATATACTCTCTAAATTTGACAGTCTTCTCCCAAAATTTGTAAAAGTATTTCCAAGGGACTACAAGAGGGTTCTGGAAGAAATGAAGGCAGAAAAAGCTGCATCTAGGCACAAAAAGGAACCTAAGGTGGCAAATGGTGTTTCTGTGACAACTAAG AAAATACAAATGGAGCAGTCAACCAACCGACCAACACGTGTTGCCAACGCCAAGAAGTACCGAGGTTTTATATCATATGAGCGAGAGGGTGTTTCATACCGTGATCCCAATGAGCGTGTTAAAGATTGGAACGAGGTTGCAATTGAATCAGTTCCAGGGCCGCTACTGAATACGCAGTCTGCTCGTTGTATGGACTGTGGCACTCCTTTTTGCCATCAG GAAAGCTCAGGTGCTGGCTGTCCTCTTGGAAACAAGATCCCAGAATTCAATGAGCTAGTCCACCAGAATAGATGGCGTGAAGCACTGGATCGTTTACTCGAGACAAACAACTTCCCTGAATTTACTGGACGAGTGTGCCCTGCTCCCTGTGAGGGGTCTTGTGTTCTTGGCATTATTGAGAACCCAGTATCAATCAAAAGCATAGAATGCGCAATTATAGACAAGGGTTTTGAAGAAGGATGGATGGTTCCACGGCCGCCACTTCATAGAACAGG AAAGAAAATCGCCATAGTTGGTAGTGGCCCAGCTGGTTTGGCCGCTGCGGATCAACTAAATAAAATGGGCCATTTCGTAACTGTGTTTGAACGTTCAGATCGTATAGGAGGCCTGATGATGTATGGCGTGCCAAACATGAAGACAGACAAGATTGGTGTCGTTCAGCGCCGTGTAAATTTAATGGCTGAAGAGGGTATTACCTTTGTGGTGAACGCTCATGTAGGCAGTGATTCTTTATACTCAATTGAACGTCTCCGTTCTGAGAACAATGCAGTTATCCTGGCCTGTGGAGCTACAAAACCTAG GGATCTCACTATTCCTGGCCGTGAGCTATCAGGAGTTCATTTTGCTATGGAATTTCTCCATGCAAACACCAAAAGCTTACTTGACAGCAACTTGGAGGATGGCAGATACATCTCTGCCAAGGGGAAAAAGGTGGTGGTTATTGGTGGTGGAGACACAGGCACAGATTGCATCGGCACGTCTGTTAGGCATGGTTGCAGTAGCGTTGTAAATCTGGAGCTTCTTACCAAACCACCAACCAAGAGAGCTGCGGACAATCCCTGGCCGCAG TGGCCACGCGTCTTCCGTGTGGACTACGGGCACCAGGAAGCATCTACCAAGTTTGGAAAGGATCCAAGAACTTATGAAGTGTTGACCAAGCGTTTCattggtgatgaaaatggaaaactGAAGGCTCTTGAGGTGGTGCGTGTCAAGTGGGAGAAGGTAGATGGAAGATTCCAATTGAAGGAGATTGAAGGATCAGAAGAGATCATTGAGGCAGATCTTGTACTCCTTGCCATGGGATTTCTTGGCCCTGAAGCG ACTGTTGCTGAGAAACTGGGTTTAGAGAAAGACAACCGGTCCAACTTCAAGGCCCAATTTGGACACTTTGCGACCAGTGTGGACGGTGTCTTTGCAGCTGGGGATTGCAGACGTGGACAATCGCTGGTTGTTTGGGCCACCACGGAGGGTCGGGAAGCTGCTGCTGCGGTTGACAAGTACTTGTCAAGGGATGAACAGAATGCTGCCGGAGGCATCACTACCTCCGGTGCAGGTCTTGTCCAACCAATTGCTGCATAA